Below is a genomic region from Sneathia vaginalis.
GGGTGGTTTAGATACTAGTGTGACATCAGAAACAAAAAATATATTAATTGAAACAGCACATTTTGAAAATATAATGGTTAGAAGAAGTTCAAGACGTCATGCTATCTTCACAGAATCATCATATAGATTCGAAAGATGGGTAGATACAATATCACTTGATAATGCTTCAAGAAGAATAGCACAATTAGTAGAACAATTAGCTGGGGGCAACTTACAAAAAGGCTATGTAGAAGATTATACTCATAAGCCAGAATTACCTACATCAACTTTAGAATTATCAAAATTAGCTAAGTTTATTGGTAAAGTAGTTCCAAAGGATAAAGTTTTAGATATATTTAAAAAGCTTGAAATAAAGGTAGAAGATAAGGGTGAACAATTAGTATTAACACCTCCATGCTTTAGATCTGACTTATTAGTCCCACAAGACTATTATGAAGAAGTAATAAGAATGTATGGTTTTGATAATATAGAAAATATATTACCTAAGTTAGATATTAAAAAAGATCTATTAATGGATAATACAAAATTAAATTGTGATGTAAAATTAATACTAGCATCATTAGGATTAAGAGAAGTAATAAACTATAGCTTCATACCTAAAGTAGCATTTGGACAAATAAAATGTGATGAAAAGGATTTAATAGAAATTTCAAATCCAATAACTGAAGACTTTGCAGTAATGAGACCTACATTTATGTATAGTTTAATAAAAAATGCAGTAGATAACTTTAATAGAAGTGTGCAAAGAATACATTTCTTTGAAGTAGGTAGAGCCTTTGTTGAAGGAAAAGAACTTACAAAAATAGGTATAATATTATCTGGTACAAAACAAAAGGATATATATAACGCTGAAACACAATATGATTTTTATGATATGAAGGGAATAGTAGAAGAACTATTTACTAGATTAAATATAAAGTCATATACAATTACAAGAAGTGAAAATAAGAGCTTACATGGTGGAAGATCAGCAGATATTTATGTAGGTAAAAATCTTTTAGGTTCATTTGGACAAATACATCCAGACCTAGAAGAAACATTCAATTTAGAAGGTAAGTCTACTATATACTGTGAACTAAACTTAGATGAAATGAAGAAATATATAAGTAAAAACTTTAAATACAATACACTAAGTAAGTATCAATTAGTTACAAGAGATATTGCATTTGCTGTAACAGAAGATACTATGGTAGGTAATGTTATTAAATCTATCGAAAAAATAGATAAGTTAGTTAAAAAAGTTGAATTATTCGATGTATATAAGGGAATAGGTGTAAGCAGTGGATATAAGAGCTTTGCTATAAAAATATATATGATAGATAATGAAAAGACTTTATCAGAAAATGAAATAAATAAAGTAATAGAAAAGATAAAAAATAAGGTAATAAACCAATATGGTGCAAGCGTAAGATAGAAGGTGAATAGTATGAAAAAAATATTATCTAGTTTAGTGTTGATATTGTCTATTATGGCATGTTCAATGGGGCCTAGAAAGGTATATTTATCAAATGGAGAAATAAATACATTTGCAACTAAGAAAATTAATGTTTCTGCAAATGCAATAGTTGGTAATGTAAGGTTAAGAAATAATAATACTATGGTTAAAAATGGATACATTTATTCAGATATAAACTATAGTTGTAAGATACTAGGTGGAGCTTTAGCTAATGTTGAAGGTATTGTGAAGATAAAATATGAATTAGAAGTAGTGGATAATAAGTTGTTTATAAAATCACCAGAATTACTTTCAATAAAGACAAATAATAATCTAATACCAGATTCAACTGTTAGACAAGCAGTCTCTAGTATTGTAGTCAACACATTAGAATTAAAAGAACTACATGACTTTAGAGAAAATCATGTTGTAGTAAAAGATATTGTAATAGGATCAAATAATATATTATTAGTAACGGAGTAAGTAAATGGAAAATAACAAGTGGGATTTAACCTATATTTTTAAAACAGACAAATTATGGAATGAAAGCTTTGATGAAGCAAAGGAAGTAATTAAAGATATAAAAAAATATGAAGGTAAAATTACAAAGAGTTTAGAAGGATTTAAACAATTTTTAAAAGAAAAGGAAATAATAGATTTAAAAGTTGAAAAACTATACATGTATGCACATTTAAATCATGATGCAGATACAAGTGTTTCAAAGTATCAAGAAATGTTTTCTAAGATACAATCATTATATGCAAAATATTATGAATATTGTTCATTCATTGTAACTGAAATGAAGGATAATAAAGATAAGATAGAAGAATATCTAAAAGATGATGAATTAAAAGAATATAGACAACATTTTAAAGAAGTATTTTTAAGATTCTCTCATGTATTAAGTGAAAAAGAAGAAAAAATATTAGCAAGTTTTTCTGAAATATCACAAGCACCATATAATATATTTACATCATTAAATGATACTGACATCACTTTTAAAGATGTAATGGGAGAAAATTTAAATGATAAGAATTTTACAGTCTTTTTAGAATCAAAAGATAGAGAAAAAAGACGTATTGCTTATGAAAATCTTTATGAAGGATACAAACAATTCAGTAATACATATGCAAACATTTTATCTACAAATGTAAAAATGAATAATTTAAACGCAAAATTGTTAAAATATGATAGTGCAAGACAACAATCAATGCTTCAAGATAATATAGATGAAAAGGTTTATGATAATTTAGTAGAAACTGTTAATAAGAATCTATATAGACTACATGAATATATGGAATACAGAAAGAATATACTAGGTTTAGATAGACTTAATATGTATGACTTGTATGTCTCAACAGCAAAGAATTTTGATGTAAGCTATACTATAGAAGAAGCTAAAGAAATTATGTTTGAAGCATTAAAACCTTTAGGACAAGATTATTTAAATATCTTAAAGAAGTGTTTTGATGAACATTGGATAGACTTTACAGTTAATGATAACAAGATGGGTGGAGCATATTCTAGTGGAGGATATGAAACTAAGCCATATATACTAATGACATGGAAGGATAATTTATCTTCACTATTTACATTAGCACATGAAATAGGGCATAGTATACATTCATATTACTCAAGACATAATCAAACATATATTAATTCATCATATAAGCTATTTTTAGCAGAAATTGCATCAACAACTAATGAAAATCTTTTAACTAATTATCTATTAGAAAAGTATAAAGATAATAAGGAAGCATTAATCTGCATATTAAATGATCACTTAGATGGATATAAGGGAACAGTATTTAGACAAACACAGTTTGCAGAATTTGAACAAGAAATACATAAATTAGATAAGAATGGTGAAGCTCTAACAGCTAAAAGATTATGTGATAGTTACAAGAAAATAAACGAAAAATATTATGGTAATAATGTAATAACAGATGATATGATATCATATGAATGGGCAAGAATACCACATTTCTACTATTTCTTCTATGTATATCAATATGCAACAGGATTTAGTTGTGCTGTATATTTTGCAAATAGTATATTAAATGGTGGAAAAGAAGCTGTAGAAAGATATATAAACTATCTAAAAGCAGGATGTTCAAAATTCCCACTTGAAATATTAAAAGATGCAGGTGTTGATATTTTAAACGGAACAGTAATAAATAAAGCGTTGGAAGAGTTTTCTAACAAATTAGAGGTATTGAAAACATTGTGATACTATGTTATAATGAATAAGAAAAATTAAGAAAGGTGGATTACACAAATGAGTAATATTAAATACCAAACAGTTATTGAAGACATTTATGCAAGAGAAATCCTTGACTCAAGAGGAAATCCTACAGTTGAAGTAGAAGTTTACCTTGAAGGTGGAGCAATGGGTAGAGCTTCAGTTCCATCAGGAGCATCAACAGGTGTTCACGAAGCTGTTGAATTAAGAGATGGAGATAAGAGCAGATACTTAGGTAAAGGGACATTAAAAGCTGTTGAAAATGTAAACACAATAATAGCTGAAAATGTAATCGGAATGGATGCACTTGACCAAGTTGCAATAGACGAAGCTATGATCAAATTAGATGGAACTCCAAACAAAGCTAAATTAGGAGCTAATGCAATTTTAGGTGTTTCATTAGCAGTAGCTAAAGCAGCTGCAAACCAATTAGGATTACCATTATATAGATACTTAGGTGGGGTTAATGCTAAAGAATTACCAGTACCTATGATGAACATATTAAATGGTGGTGCACATGCTGATTCAGCAGTAGATGTTCAAGAATTCATGATACAACCAGTTGGAGCAAAAACTTATAAAGAAGCTTTAAGAATGGGTGCTGAAGTATTCCATCACTTAGGTAAATTATTAAAAGCTAATGGAGATTCTACAAATGTAGGAAATGAAGGAGGATATGCACCTTCTAAGATAAATGGAACTAAGGGAGCATTAGATATTATATCTAAAGCTGTTAAAGATGCTGGATACAAACTAGGAAAAGATATTACTTTCGCATTAGACGTTGCTTCATCAGAATTCTATGATACAAAGACTAAGAAGTATGTATTCAAAAGAGAAGGTGGAGAAAAGACTGCTGAAGAAATGGTTGCATGGTTCGAAGAATTATGTAAAGAATATCCAATAGTTTCAATCGAAGATGGATTAGCTGAAGATGACTGGGAAGGATTCAAGCTAATGACTGATAAATTAGGTAAGAAATTACAAATAGTTGGTGACGACTTATTCGTAACTAATACTGAAAGATTAGCTAAAGGTATAGAAAAAGGTGTTGCTAACGCAATCTTAATTAAATTAAATCAAATAGGAACATTAACAGAAACTCTAGATGCAATAGAAATGGCTAAGAAAGCAGGATACACTGCAGTTGTTTCACACAGATCAGGAGAAACTGAAGATGATACTATAGCAGACGTTGCAGTTGCAACTAACGCAGGACAAATTAAGACAGGTTCAGCTTCAAGAACTGATAGAATAGCTAAATACAATCAATTATTAAGAATTGAAGACGATTTAGCAGGACAAGCTATCTACAAAGGATTAAAAGCTATATATGTAATTAAATAGTAATTTATATTAAGCAAGAACAACTAATAGGTTGTTCTGCTTTTTTTATAGAAAAAATTAATTTTTTATGGTATAATTTTAATATTAAAATGAATACGGAGGGACTAGAATGTTTGAAATTAAGTTACCAGATGGTAGTGTGAGAAAATGTGAGCAGGAACTTACTGTTTTAGATTTTGCTAAAAACCTTTCTATTAGCTTATCTAAAAAAACAGTAGGAGCAATATTTAATGGCGTGCAAGTGGATGTATCTTACACCTTAAAAGAAGCTGGAGAACTGAAATTAATCACGTTAGATAGTGAATTAGGAATTAATATCTTAAGACACAGTACAACACATATTATGGCACAAGCTGTAAAAAGATTATACCCTAATACAAAATTAGCAATAGGTCCAGTAATTGAAAATGGATTTTACTATGATTTTGATCCTGAAAAGCCATTTACAGATGAAGATATACAAGCTATAGAAAAAGAAATGCATAAGATTATCAAGGAAGATTATAAGTTTGTAAGACATATGTTTAGTGTAAATGAATTAATAGAAAAGTATGAAAAAGAAGGAGAAATATATAAGGTAGAAATATTAAAAGGACTAGATTCTGATGAAGCTAGTGCATATACACAAGGTGAATTTTTCGATTTATGTAGAGGTACACATTTACCTTCAACAGGATATGTTAAGGCATTTAAACTAATGAGTAAAGCTGGTGCATATTGGAGAGGTAAATCAGAAAATAAGATGCTACAAAGAATATATGGTGTAGCCTTCCCTACAAAAGCTGAATTAGATGCATATTTAAATATGTTAGCTGAAGCAGAAAAAAGAGACCATAGAAAATTAGGAAAACAATTAGGATTATTCTTCCTAGATGAACATGGTCCTGGATTCCCATTCTTTTTACCTAAAGGTATGACTTTATTCTTAAGATTACAAGACCTATGGAGAAAAGAACATATAAAGGCAGGTTATAAGGAAATTAGAACACCTAATATGCTTGATAAAGAATTATGGGAAATTTCTGGACACTGGAAGAATTACAAAGAAAATATGTATACATCTGAAATAGATGAAAAAATATTCGCTATTAAACCTATGAATTGCCCAGGAGGGTTATTAACATACAAGAGTGAATTAAGATCATATAAGGATTTACCATTAAAATTAGCTGAAATGGGACATGTACATAGACATGAATTCTCAGGAGCATTACATGGTTTAATGAGAGTAAGAGCATTCACTCAAGATGATACACATATATTCTGTACAAAAGATCAAATAGAAGATCAAATTAAAGAAATAATAAGTCTGTATGATAGATATTATAAGCTATTTGGATTTGAATATAATATTGAATTATCAACTAAGCCTGAAAAAGCAATAGGTGATGATGCACTATGGCAAACAGCAGAAAGTGCCTTAGAAAGAGCATTAAAAGCTGCAGGTAAAGAATTTAAATTAAATCCTGGTGATGGAGCATTTTATGGTCCTAAGATAGACTTTAAGATGAAGGATTCATTAGGTAGAATTTGGCAAACTGGTACAATACAATTAGACTTTAACCTACCAGAAAGATTTGATGCAACATATATAGGTGCAGATGGTGAAAAACATAGACCTGTAATGTTACATAGAGCTTTATATGGAAGTTTAGAAAGATTTATGGGTGTATTAATTGAACACTATGCAGGAGCATTCCCAGTATGGTTAGCACCAGTACAAGTTAAAATAATGTCAATTTCAGAAGAACAAAAAGAATTCTGTACAAACTTATATAACAAATTAATAGATTTAGGATTTAAGGCAGAATTAGATGTAAGAAACGAAAAGATAGGTTACAAGATTAGAGAAGCTAATTTTGTTGAAAAAGTACCTATTCAATTAGTAATTGGGAAAAAAGAATGTGAAACAAACAGTGTTAATGTTAGAAGACATGGTCAAACAGAAACACAAACTATGGGTATTGAAGACTTTATTTCTATGTTAAGTAAAGAAGTAGAACCAGAATTTTAGTATAAGAGGGGATATTATGTATTACGATATAGATCAACATGAGATAAGAAATATAGTTGATAAAAAAATTAAAGGTAGTTTTTTATATATGAGTATAGCTTTAATTGTTACATTCTTAACAGGCTATTTTACAGTTACAAATGAAGCAGTAAGAAGTACTAGTTATACCCTATTACCATTATTTTTAATATTACAATTTGTACTTCCTTTAAGTATGAGTTTGTTTATTTATAAGGCGAATGCTACTATATTAAGAGTAATGTTTGTAATATATTCAATATCAACAGGTGTTATATTATCATTTATTGCAGAATATTATACATTAGGAAGTGTTATAAGTGTATTATCAGGAACAATAGTATTGTTTTTAGTCCTAACAATTTATGGATATACAACAAAAAGTAACTTACAAAGTTATACAAGTTTCTTATTTGTTGGATTAATTTCAATAATAATAATGTCTGTAATTAATATGTTTATAGGAAGTAATACACTTGATTTACTATTATCAGCACTAGCAGTAGTAGTATTTGTAATTTATACAGCATATGATACACAAAGAATAAAAAATACTATTATATCACTTTCGTATCAAGGTCAATTAGATTTGTTAGATAGGGTAGAAATAATTGGAGCATTATCACTATACCTTGATTTTATAAACCTATTTATATACCTTATTAGAATATTTGGAAGAAGAAAAGATTAATATATAAAGGTGGGATTAACTAATGGAAGGATATTTCAGTTTAGTATTACATGCACATTTACCATACGTACGTCATCCAGAATACAAAGAGTTTTTGGAAGAAGATTGGTTATATGAAGCAATTACGGAAACATATATTCCGTTCTTAATGATGTTTGAAAGATTACATAGAGATAATGTTGAATTTAATATAACATTAACTATGTCTGGAACATTAGCAAATATGTTAAAAGATGATCTATTAATGAGTAGATATTTACGTCATATGGACAAAATGGTGGAATTATGCGAAAAAGAATTAGATAGATTAAAAGATCAACCAGCATTTTTAAAAGTAGCAAGACATAATTATGATACATACAGAAATGCAAGACAATATTTCTTAGATTGCAATAGAGACTTAGTATCAAAATTTAGATATTTCCAAGATCTAGGGCATTTAGAAATTATACCAGTTACAGCAACACACGGTATGCTTCCTATGATGAAAGATTATGATAAGGTTGCAAATGCTCAAGTTTTACAAGCAAAAATAGATTACATGGAACATTTTGGAAGAGAACCTAAGGGTATATGGCTTGCTGAATGTGCATATTATCCAGGACAAGATAAGTATCTTGCTGAAAATGGAATAAGATACTTCTTAGTTGATGCACATGGTATAATGCATGCAGACCCAAGACCAATATATGGAGTTTATGCACCAGTTTATACAGAAAATGGTATTGCAGCTTTTGCAAGAGACCTTGAATCATCAGAACAAGTATGGAGTTCTGAAATAGGATATCCAGGTGATGGAACTTATAGAGAATTTCATAAAGATGCAGGTTATGAATTAGACTATGACTATATTAAACCATACTTACATAGTGATGGTGTAAGAAGAAATATAGGTATAAAGTATTTTGCAATAACAGATAAGAAAGGTACATATAAGGCAATATATGACCCAGAAGCAGCGTATAACAAGGCAAAACAACATGCATATGACTTTGTATTTAATAGATCAAAACAATTAGAATATTTAGCATCAAAAATGAAACATAGAAAACCAATAGTAATATCACCATATGATGCAGAACTTTATGGTCACTGGTGGTATGAAGGTCCAATATTCTTGGAATATGTATTCCGTGCTATGCAAATTTCAAACTTTAAGAGCATAACACCTAGTCAATACTTAGATAAGTATCCTATGAATCAAGTTGTAAATGTTAGTATGTCAAGTTGGGGAGCTAATGGATACTTTGATGTTTGGGTAGACGGATCAAATGACTATATTTATCGTCATTTGCATAAGGCTGCCGAAAAGATGTTAGAAATTGCTACATATGAACCAATGAATGATGTAGAAAGACGTGCAATGAATCAAATGGCAAGAGAATTAATGATGGCACAAACATCATGCTGGCCGTTTATAATGTTCACAGGAACAATGGTAGGATATGCACATAAGAAGATATCAGACCACACAAATAGACTGTTCAAACTATATGAAGATATAAAACACCATAGTGTAGATGAAGAATGGTTAAGAGAAATTGAAAGTAGAGATAATATATTTAGAAATATAGATTATAGAATTTATAGAGGATAAAATGAAAGAAATTTATTTAGATAATGCTGCAACTACTAAAGCTAGAAAAGAAGTTGTAAACTATATGGTAGATTGTATGGAACATAGCTATGCAAATGCAGATTCTATACATAATTTAGGCTTAAGTGTAGCAAAAAAAATAAATGAGAATAAGAAAGTTTTTGAAAAGTTAGGACTGCCTAAAGATAGTATATATTTCACAGCAGGTGGTGGAGAAGCTAATAATATATTAATTAAAGCTGTTTGCAACAAATTTAAAAAGGGAAGAATAATATCAACACCCATAGAACATCCGTCAATTATTAAAACATTAGAAAGCTTAAAGGGATTTGATGTTTGTTATTTGAAAGTTGATGAATATGGTAGAGTAGATGAGAATTCTCTAAAAGAACTACTAAATGAAGATACAATACTAGTTACTATTGCCTATGTTAATAGTGAATTAGGAACTATACAAGATATACCAAAATTATGTAGAATTACAAAGGAGAAAAATAAGGATATAGTTTTTCATACAGATTTTGTGCAAGGCTTAGGTCATGTAAAGGTAGATTTTAGTAAAATACCTGTTGATGCAGTTAGTTTTAGCTCTCATAAAATATATGGACCTAAAGGTGTTGGAGCTATATACATATCAAAAAAAATAAAGTTACAACCTGTTGTTTATGGCTCAAATAGTGAAAATGCATTTGTACCAAGAACATTAGCGAATGAACAAGTTCTAGGCTTTTTAAAAGCTATTAGTCTGTTAGATGATCTAGATATTGAACACCTAAGAGAAATAAAGGAATATACTTTAGAAAGATTAAAAGAAATACCTAATATTAGAATAAATTCTCCAGAATTTTCAAGCCCTGGTCTTTTAAATGTTTCATTTATTGGAGCAAGGGGAGAGATAATAATGAATTACTTATCAAGCATGAACATATATGTATCTACGGGTTCAGCGTGTTCTGTAAAGAAAGGTCCTAGTAGTGTAATAAAGGCAATAGGACTTGAAGATAAGTATTCTAGTGGAGTTATACGTCTTAGTTTTGGAAGGTATAACACTAAAGAAGATATAGATGAGTTCATAACTCAATTAAACATAGTATTGGGAATGATAAGGAGTGTAGCATAATGCTATATTCCTTATTTTATTTTACCTTATTTTGAAAAAAATTTTCATTTTTTTCAATTTCTTTCTTCATTTTTTTCATTTTATGTAATATAATATATTGAGGTGATGGTAATGTTATCTAAGCAAAGACAAGATAAAATTCTTGATATACTTAGGGAAAAGGGTAAAATAAGTTTCACAGACTTAGCAAAAAAGCTTAATACATCATATGCTACAATCAGGCGTGATTGTGAAAATTTAGAAAGTTTTAATTTAGTTACACGTATTTCAAAGGGTGTAGAACTAAATGAATTTAAATATGATATAGATATTTCATATAGACAAGTAAAAAATATTTCTAAAAAAAGAAAAATTGCTAAAAGGGCTGCAAAATTCTTGAAAAGAGGTAGTTTCATATTTTTAGATTCAGGGACTACAGTTAATGAATTAATACCATATTTAAAAAATTTAGATATACGTGTTGTTACAAATGGTATTATGCACTTGCCTAAATTGATAGATAATAAGGTGGAGACAATTTTGGTAGGAGGTAGAGTCAAACCTACAACAAGAGCTATAGTCAGTCCAGAAGCTATTAAGCAAATAAAGAGATACAGATTTGATTATTGTTTTATGGGTGCTAATGCAATTAATGAAGAATTAGGATATATGACTCCAGATCCAGATGAAGCAGAAATTAAAAGAGCAGTTATAGAGAGTTCAAAAGTAGCATTTGTTCTTGCAGAAAAATCTAAGTGTGATAAGATTTCAAATGTTAGATTTTCTGAGTATGATAAATGCATATATATAGGGGAGGATAATGATATACACAGTAACGCTTAATCCAGCATTGGATTATGATATTTATACAAACAAGATACAATTAGGAGAGCTAAATGATTCTAATAAAGTAGAGTTTAGAGCAGGTGGTAAAGGTATTAATGTGTCTATAATGCTAAATAATATAAATGAAAGATCGATAGCATTAGGATATATAGCAGGATTTACAGGCGAATATATATTAAAAGATTTAAATGCCCAAAATATTATGAGTGATTTCATAAGTGTAAAAGGTAATACAAGAATAAATATTAAGTTAAAAAGTGAAGAAGTAGAAACAGAAATAGCTGGAATTTCACCAGAAATAACTAGAGAGAATTATGAAGAACTTCTTTTGAAAATAAAGAGATTGAAAACTGAGGATATTTTAGTATTATCAGGATCTATTCCAGGTTGTATGGAAAAAGATGCGTATAAAAAAATGGCACAAAGTACAAAAGCACAAGTAGTATTAGATACAAGGGGAGACTTGTTAATAGAAAATATATGGAATAATCTTTTAATTAAACCTAATATCAAAGAATTAGAACAAGCGTTTAATAAGAAATTAAATACACATAGAGAAGTATATGATGCTTGTAAGATATTCTTTGATAAGGGTGTAAAATACATTCTAGTTTCTATGGGAGAAAAAGGTGCTTTATTAGTAAAAAAAGGTAGAATGTTTAGTGCAAATGTACCAAGTGGTGAAATGATAAATACAATAGGTGCAGGAGATTCAACAGTTTCAGGATTTTTAAAAGGATATACAGAAAATTTAGAAGATAAAGAAATCTTGAAATTAGCAGTTGCTTGTGGTAGTGCAACAGCATATTCTTATGGAATAGGTAAGAAGGATAAAATAAATGAATTAATAAAAAATATAGAATGTGAGGAAGAAATTTATGAAGATTGACGCATTATTTAACAAAAAGCTATTCATACCAGAATTAGGGTCGGCAGATAAAAAAGATGTTATAGAAAAAATGGTTGATAAGCTATATGAAAATGATTGTATTACTTCAAAAGAAGAATTCTTAAAAGAAGTATTAAAAAGAGAAGAAGTAGCACATACAGCTTTTGAAGGTGGAGTAGCAACACCACATGCAAAAAGCTCTGTTGTAAAAAAAGCTAGTGTAGTAGTAGGTATTAGCCATGATGGTGTAGATTTTAGTGATGGTGAAGAAGAAAAAAGTAAGCTATTCTTCTTAATAGCTGTACCAGTAGATAATCCTAACTTACATATAGATGTACTAGCAAAATTAGCAGGTTTAATTGAAGATGAAGGAAGAATTAATAATATATTAAATGCTGATAATTTTGAAGAAGTATTAAAAAATATACATGAAGAAGAAAAAGAAGTAAGTGTAGAAAAAAATAAGGGATATGTAGTAGCAGTTACAGCTTGTCCAACAGGAATAGCACATACATTTATGGCAAGAGATGCGTTAATAAAGGCAGCCAATGAAATGGGTGTAGAAATTAAAGTTGAAACAAATGGAACAGATGGAAGAAAAAATGAAATTACTAAAGAAGATTTAAAAAGAGCGAAAGGTATAATATTAGCGATTAATAAGTCTGTTGACGAATCTAGATTTAATGGTTACAGAGTTATTAAAGTTGGTGCTAAAGAAGGTATTAGTAATTCAAAGAAATTAATACAAGATATTTTAGATGGAAAAGGTGAAATTGCAGAATTTAAGGCTGAAATAAAGGAAAATTCAAATAGCAAATTATCAGAAAGTAGTAATTTGTATAAGCACTTAATGAGTGGTGTTTCATATATGTTACCTCTAGTTGTAAGTGGTGGTATATTAATAGCATTAGCATTTTTAGTTGATACATTAACAGGAAATGGTAATGCAGGTTCTA
It encodes:
- the eno gene encoding phosphopyruvate hydratase, which encodes MSNIKYQTVIEDIYAREILDSRGNPTVEVEVYLEGGAMGRASVPSGASTGVHEAVELRDGDKSRYLGKGTLKAVENVNTIIAENVIGMDALDQVAIDEAMIKLDGTPNKAKLGANAILGVSLAVAKAAANQLGLPLYRYLGGVNAKELPVPMMNILNGGAHADSAVDVQEFMIQPVGAKTYKEALRMGAEVFHHLGKLLKANGDSTNVGNEGGYAPSKINGTKGALDIISKAVKDAGYKLGKDITFALDVASSEFYDTKTKKYVFKREGGEKTAEEMVAWFEELCKEYPIVSIEDGLAEDDWEGFKLMTDKLGKKLQIVGDDLFVTNTERLAKGIEKGVANAILIKLNQIGTLTETLDAIEMAKKAGYTAVVSHRSGETEDDTIADVAVATNAGQIKTGSASRTDRIAKYNQLLRIEDDLAGQAIYKGLKAIYVIK
- a CDS encoding Bax inhibitor-1 family protein, giving the protein MYYDIDQHEIRNIVDKKIKGSFLYMSIALIVTFLTGYFTVTNEAVRSTSYTLLPLFLILQFVLPLSMSLFIYKANATILRVMFVIYSISTGVILSFIAEYYTLGSVISVLSGTIVLFLVLTIYGYTTKSNLQSYTSFLFVGLISIIIMSVINMFIGSNTLDLLLSALAVVVFVIYTAYDTQRIKNTIISLSYQGQLDLLDRVEIIGALSLYLDFINLFIYLIRIFGRRKD
- the thrS gene encoding threonine--tRNA ligase; amino-acid sequence: MFEIKLPDGSVRKCEQELTVLDFAKNLSISLSKKTVGAIFNGVQVDVSYTLKEAGELKLITLDSELGINILRHSTTHIMAQAVKRLYPNTKLAIGPVIENGFYYDFDPEKPFTDEDIQAIEKEMHKIIKEDYKFVRHMFSVNELIEKYEKEGEIYKVEILKGLDSDEASAYTQGEFFDLCRGTHLPSTGYVKAFKLMSKAGAYWRGKSENKMLQRIYGVAFPTKAELDAYLNMLAEAEKRDHRKLGKQLGLFFLDEHGPGFPFFLPKGMTLFLRLQDLWRKEHIKAGYKEIRTPNMLDKELWEISGHWKNYKENMYTSEIDEKIFAIKPMNCPGGLLTYKSELRSYKDLPLKLAEMGHVHRHEFSGALHGLMRVRAFTQDDTHIFCTKDQIEDQIKEIISLYDRYYKLFGFEYNIELSTKPEKAIGDDALWQTAESALERALKAAGKEFKLNPGDGAFYGPKIDFKMKDSLGRIWQTGTIQLDFNLPERFDATYIGADGEKHRPVMLHRALYGSLERFMGVLIEHYAGAFPVWLAPVQVKIMSISEEQKEFCTNLYNKLIDLGFKAELDVRNEKIGYKIREANFVEKVPIQLVIGKKECETNSVNVRRHGQTETQTMGIEDFISMLSKEVEPEF
- the pepF gene encoding oligoendopeptidase F, which codes for MENNKWDLTYIFKTDKLWNESFDEAKEVIKDIKKYEGKITKSLEGFKQFLKEKEIIDLKVEKLYMYAHLNHDADTSVSKYQEMFSKIQSLYAKYYEYCSFIVTEMKDNKDKIEEYLKDDELKEYRQHFKEVFLRFSHVLSEKEEKILASFSEISQAPYNIFTSLNDTDITFKDVMGENLNDKNFTVFLESKDREKRRIAYENLYEGYKQFSNTYANILSTNVKMNNLNAKLLKYDSARQQSMLQDNIDEKVYDNLVETVNKNLYRLHEYMEYRKNILGLDRLNMYDLYVSTAKNFDVSYTIEEAKEIMFEALKPLGQDYLNILKKCFDEHWIDFTVNDNKMGGAYSSGGYETKPYILMTWKDNLSSLFTLAHEIGHSIHSYYSRHNQTYINSSYKLFLAEIASTTNENLLTNYLLEKYKDNKEALICILNDHLDGYKGTVFRQTQFAEFEQEIHKLDKNGEALTAKRLCDSYKKINEKYYGNNVITDDMISYEWARIPHFYYFFYVYQYATGFSCAVYFANSILNGGKEAVERYINYLKAGCSKFPLEILKDAGVDILNGTVINKALEEFSNKLEVLKTL
- the pheT gene encoding phenylalanine--tRNA ligase subunit beta yields the protein MLISLNWLNEYVDIKDKSTSELENALTMIGQEVEKIEVKYDYLKTVVTAKIVEYSKVENSDHLTLCKVDTGDEILQVICGAPNHKLGDIVCLAKIGTKLDEDFEIKKGKIRGIESYGMLCSMKELKLGEESDGIIILPQDTKLGVPLSEYFGKSDTVFELEITPNRPDCLSYLGIARELSAYYNIELKKPQISINECSEDIDYKVKIQDPTLSNRYLVRIIKGIQVKESPEWLKDRLEVLGIKSINNIVDISNYVMLELGQPNHIYDLDKLASSLEIRRANDKEHFVCLDGKEIDLTNEDIVVTSNDKPVCLAGVMGGLDTSVTSETKNILIETAHFENIMVRRSSRRHAIFTESSYRFERWVDTISLDNASRRIAQLVEQLAGGNLQKGYVEDYTHKPELPTSTLELSKLAKFIGKVVPKDKVLDIFKKLEIKVEDKGEQLVLTPPCFRSDLLVPQDYYEEVIRMYGFDNIENILPKLDIKKDLLMDNTKLNCDVKLILASLGLREVINYSFIPKVAFGQIKCDEKDLIEISNPITEDFAVMRPTFMYSLIKNAVDNFNRSVQRIHFFEVGRAFVEGKELTKIGIILSGTKQKDIYNAETQYDFYDMKGIVEELFTRLNIKSYTITRSENKSLHGGRSADIYVGKNLLGSFGQIHPDLEETFNLEGKSTIYCELNLDEMKKYISKNFKYNTLSKYQLVTRDIAFAVTEDTMVGNVIKSIEKIDKLVKKVELFDVYKGIGVSSGYKSFAIKIYMIDNEKTLSENEINKVIEKIKNKVINQYGASVR